One region of Tamandua tetradactyla isolate mTamTet1 chromosome 6, mTamTet1.pri, whole genome shotgun sequence genomic DNA includes:
- the CRH gene encoding corticoliberin — translation MRLPLLMSAGVLLVALLPCPPCRASLSRAPTRGASQAPPQPGQPQQQPLPILLRMGEEYFRRLRSLNKRSAPALSPASSPLAAGSSSRPTPEEAVANFFRELLPRHTFYSQAGLAERRAENAPGDHEEAQEMDRRSEESPISLDLTFHLLREVLEIAMAEELAQQAHSNRKLMEIAGK, via the coding sequence ATGCGGCTGCCGTTGTTAATGTCCGCGGGAGTCTTGCTGGTGGCTCTCCTGCCCTGCCCGCCATGCAGGGCCTCCCTCAGTCGAGCACCCACCCGGGGTGCCTCGCAGGCACCGCCGCAGCCCGGGCAGCCCCAGCAGCAGCCTCTACCCATCCTGCTCCGCATGGGGGAGGAATACTTCCGCCGCCTGAGGAGTCTCAACAAAAGGTCCGCTCCCGCCCTCTCGCCTGCCTCCTCGCCCCTCGCTGCGGGCAGCAGCAGCCGCCCCACTCCGGAGGAGGCTGTAGCCAACTTTTTCCGCGAGCTGCTGCCCAGGCACACTTTCTACAGCCAGGCTGGTCTCGCGGAGCGCCGCGCAGAGAACGCCCCCGGTGACCACGAGGAGGCGCAGGAGATGGACCGGCGATCCGAGGAGTCTCCCATCTCGCTAGATCTCACTTTCCACCTCCTCCGAGAAGTCTTGGAAATCGCCATGGCCGAGGAATTAGCTCAGCAAGCTCACAGCAACAGGAAACTGATGGAGATTGCTGGGAAATGA